A window of Kribbella sp. NBC_00382 genomic DNA:
CCGACGAACTCGCCGACCTGCCGCAGCGTGCCGGGCTCCTTCTGCTCCTCGTTCAGCCAGTGGCCGGGGTCCTTGAAGACGATGATGTCGCCCCGGTCCACGTCACGGTGCAGATAGCTGACCTTCTCGGCCAGGATCCGGTCGTTCGTGGTGAGCGTGTCGTACATCGACTCCGAGGGCACGTAGAAAGCCTCGGCTACGAAGAGTCGCAGCACGACGGTGATGACCAGCGCGAGCACTGTCACGGTGGTCATCTCCAGCAGCAGGCTCATCAGCGGGTTGCGCTGTTTGAGCCTGCGGTGTCGTCCTTTACTGCGACGAGCCCTCCTGGCTGGCGGGCGAGCGCGCGTCGCGGTGCTCGGCGCCATTCCTGACCGTCGTCAGTAGACGATCAGGAGGCCGGGATGTCCCGCTTCTCCTTGATCTTGGCTGCCTTGCCGCGCAGCTCGCGCAGGTAGTACAGCTTGGCGCGGCGCACGTCGCCGCGGGTGACGACCTCGACCTTGTCGACGATCGGGGTGTGCAGCGGGAAGGTGCGCTCGACACCGACGCCGAAGCTGACCTTGCGGACCGTGAAGGTCTCCTGCAGGCCACCACCGTGGCGACGGATCACGACGCCCTTGAACACCTGTACGCGGGAGCGGTTGCCTTCGACGACCTTGACGTGCACGTTGACCGTGTCGCCGGCGCGGAAGGCGGGGATGTCGTCACGCTTGCTCGCGTTGTCGAGCTCGTTCAGGATGTTGCTCATCAGGTGTCTCTTCCTCGCGCGTGCCACAGGTCACCCACGAATGCTCGTTTGTGAGAGTCGAAGATTGTTGTCATGCGGTGGTCACCCCCTGTGGCAGGAGCACCGAACGGCAACAGCG
This region includes:
- the rplS gene encoding 50S ribosomal protein L19, whose amino-acid sequence is MSNILNELDNASKRDDIPAFRAGDTVNVHVKVVEGNRSRVQVFKGVVIRRHGGGLQETFTVRKVSFGVGVERTFPLHTPIVDKVEVVTRGDVRRAKLYYLRELRGKAAKIKEKRDIPAS